From Oncorhynchus clarkii lewisi isolate Uvic-CL-2024 chromosome 26, UVic_Ocla_1.0, whole genome shotgun sequence, the proteins below share one genomic window:
- the LOC139385018 gene encoding CUGBP Elav-like family member 1 isoform X23 — protein sequence MDSIDAEGLYLSTEQHGQPQCELPQTALEVSTMGGAKKMNGTLDHPDQPDIDAIKMFVGQIPRSWAEEQLRELFEPYGAVYEINVLRDRSQNPPQSKGCCFITYYTRKSALEAQNALHNMKILPGMHHPIQMKPADSEKNNAVEDRKLFIGMISKKCNENDIRLMFSPYGQIEECRILRGPDGLSRGCAFITFTARQMAQSTIKSMHQSQTMEGCSSPIVVKFADTQKDKEQKRITQQLQQQMQQLNTASMWGNLTGLNSLGPQYLALYLQLLQQSATSGNALNNLHPMSGMSAGSSPTSCNNNSMNPMASLGALQSLAAGAGAGLNMGSLAELLCLGMAALNGGLGSGGLSNGTSSTMEALTQAYSGIQQYAAAALPSLYNQSLLSQQSVSAAGSQKEGPEGANLFIYHLPQEFGDQDLLQMFMPFGNVISAKVFIDKQTNLSKCFGFVSYDNPVSSQAAIQSMNGFQIGMKRLKVQLKRSKNDSKPY from the exons ATGGATAGTATCGACGCTGAGGGCTTGTACCTGTCCACGGAGCAGCATGGGCAGCCACAATGTGAGCTTCCCCAAACTGCCCTGGAGGTGTCCACCATGGGGGG GGCGAAGAAGATGAACGGGACCCTGGACCACCCGGACCAGCCCGACATCGATGCTATCAAGATGTTCGTTGGCCAGATCCCACGGTCCTGGGCAGAGGAACAGCTACGGGAGCTTTTTGAGCCTTACGGCGCTGTCTACGAAATCAATGTATTGCGTGACAGGAGTCAAAACCCCCCCCAAAGCAAAG GTTGTTGTTTCATAACATATTACACTCGCAAATCTGCATTGGAAGCACAAAATGCTCTTCACAACATGAAAATTCTCCCAGGG ATGCATCACCCCATTCAGATGAAGCCAGCTGACAGTGAGAAGAATAATG CGGTGGAAGACAGGAAGTTGTTCATAGGAATGATATCGAAAAAGTGTAATGAGAATGACATCAGACTTATGTTCTCACCGTACGGACAGATCGAGGAATGTAGAATACTACGTGGGCCGGATGGACTGAGCCGTG GTTGTGCGTTTATAACTTTTACAGCAAGACAGATGGCACAGTCAACAATCAAATCCATGCACCAATCACAAACTATGGAG GGCTGCTCGTCTCCCATCGTAGTGAAGTTTGCCGACACGCAGAAGGACAAGGAGCAAAAGCGCATCACCCAGCAGCTTCAGCAGCAGATGCAGCAGCTCAACACTGCCTCAATGTGGGGGAATCTGACCGGGCTCAACTCTCTTGGACCACAGTATCTGGCA CTTTATTTACAGCTCCTCCAGCAGTCTGCCACCTCTGGGAATGCCCTCAACAACCTTCATCCCATGTCTGGTATGTCAG CAGGATCGTCACCCACCTCCTGTAACAACAACTCAATGAACCCCATGGCCTCCTTAGGGGCGCTGCAGTCTTTGGCCGCAGGGGCTGGAGCCGGCCTCAACATGGGCTCACTTGCAG AGCTCCTGTGTCTAGGGATGGCAGCCCTGAACGGCGGTCTAGGCAGCGGGGGCCTGTCGAACGGAACCAGTAGCACCATGGAGGCCCTTACCCAGGCCTACTCTGGGATCCAGCAGTACGCTGCTGCTGCCCTCCCCAGCCTCTACAACCAGAGCCTGCTCTCCCAACAGAGTGTCAGTGCTGCAGGAAGCCAGAAGGAAG GCCCTGAGGGAGCCAACTTGTTCATCTACCACCTCCCCCAGGAGTTTGGAGACCAGGATCTGCTCCAGATGTTCATGCCCTTTGGCAACGTTATTTCCGCTAAGGTGTTCATTGACAAGCAGACCAACCTCAGCAAGTGTTTTG GCTTTGTGAGTTACGACAATCCAGTCTCATCCCAGGCCGCCATTCAGTCGATGAACGGTTTCCAAATTGGCATGAAGCGACTAAAGGTGCAGCTGAAGAGATCCAAAAATGACAGCAAGCCATATTGA
- the LOC139385018 gene encoding CUGBP Elav-like family member 1 isoform X15: protein MDSIDAEGLYLSTEQHGQPQCELPQTALEVSTMGGAKKMNGTLDHPDQPDIDAIKMFVGQIPRSWAEEQLRELFEPYGAVYEINVLRDRSQNPPQSKGCCFITYYTRKSALEAQNALHNMKILPGMHHPIQMKPADSEKNNAVEDRKLFIGMISKKCNENDIRLMFSPYGQIEECRILRGPDGLSRGCAFITFTARQMAQSTIKSMHQSQTMEGCSSPIVVKFADTQKDKEQKRITQQLQQQMQQLNTASMWGNLTGLNSLGPQYLALLQQSATSGNALNNLHPMSGLNAMQNLAALAAAASATQATPTGSSALTTSSSPLSVLTSSAGSSPTSCNNNSMNPMASLGALQSLAAGAGAGLNMGSLAGMAALNGGLGSGGLSNGTSSTMEALTQAYSGIQQYAAAALPSLYNQSLLSQQSVSAAGSQKEGPEGANLFIYHLPQEFGDQDLLQMFMPFGNVISAKVFIDKQTNLSKCFGFVSYDNPVSSQAAIQSMNGFQIGMKRLKVQLKRSKNDSKPY from the exons ATGGATAGTATCGACGCTGAGGGCTTGTACCTGTCCACGGAGCAGCATGGGCAGCCACAATGTGAGCTTCCCCAAACTGCCCTGGAGGTGTCCACCATGGGGGG GGCGAAGAAGATGAACGGGACCCTGGACCACCCGGACCAGCCCGACATCGATGCTATCAAGATGTTCGTTGGCCAGATCCCACGGTCCTGGGCAGAGGAACAGCTACGGGAGCTTTTTGAGCCTTACGGCGCTGTCTACGAAATCAATGTATTGCGTGACAGGAGTCAAAACCCCCCCCAAAGCAAAG GTTGTTGTTTCATAACATATTACACTCGCAAATCTGCATTGGAAGCACAAAATGCTCTTCACAACATGAAAATTCTCCCAGGG ATGCATCACCCCATTCAGATGAAGCCAGCTGACAGTGAGAAGAATAATG CGGTGGAAGACAGGAAGTTGTTCATAGGAATGATATCGAAAAAGTGTAATGAGAATGACATCAGACTTATGTTCTCACCGTACGGACAGATCGAGGAATGTAGAATACTACGTGGGCCGGATGGACTGAGCCGTG GTTGTGCGTTTATAACTTTTACAGCAAGACAGATGGCACAGTCAACAATCAAATCCATGCACCAATCACAAACTATGGAG GGCTGCTCGTCTCCCATCGTAGTGAAGTTTGCCGACACGCAGAAGGACAAGGAGCAAAAGCGCATCACCCAGCAGCTTCAGCAGCAGATGCAGCAGCTCAACACTGCCTCAATGTGGGGGAATCTGACCGGGCTCAACTCTCTTGGACCACAGTATCTGGCA CTCCTCCAGCAGTCTGCCACCTCTGGGAATGCCCTCAACAACCTTCATCCCATGTCTG GGCTGAATGCCATGCAGAATCTGGCTGCCCTGGCAGCAGCAGCCAGCGCCACACAGGCCACGCCCACGGGCAGCAGCGCTCTCACCACCTCTAGCAGTCCCCTCAGCGTGCTCACCAGCTCAG CAGGATCGTCACCCACCTCCTGTAACAACAACTCAATGAACCCCATGGCCTCCTTAGGGGCGCTGCAGTCTTTGGCCGCAGGGGCTGGAGCCGGCCTCAACATGGGCTCACTTGCAG GGATGGCAGCCCTGAACGGCGGTCTAGGCAGCGGGGGCCTGTCGAACGGAACCAGTAGCACCATGGAGGCCCTTACCCAGGCCTACTCTGGGATCCAGCAGTACGCTGCTGCTGCCCTCCCCAGCCTCTACAACCAGAGCCTGCTCTCCCAACAGAGTGTCAGTGCTGCAGGAAGCCAGAAGGAAG GCCCTGAGGGAGCCAACTTGTTCATCTACCACCTCCCCCAGGAGTTTGGAGACCAGGATCTGCTCCAGATGTTCATGCCCTTTGGCAACGTTATTTCCGCTAAGGTGTTCATTGACAAGCAGACCAACCTCAGCAAGTGTTTTG GCTTTGTGAGTTACGACAATCCAGTCTCATCCCAGGCCGCCATTCAGTCGATGAACGGTTTCCAAATTGGCATGAAGCGACTAAAGGTGCAGCTGAAGAGATCCAAAAATGACAGCAAGCCATATTGA
- the LOC139385018 gene encoding CUGBP Elav-like family member 1 isoform X6, which produces MDSIDAEGLYLSTEQHGQPQCELPQTALEVSTMGGAKKMNGTLDHPDQPDIDAIKMFVGQIPRSWAEEQLRELFEPYGAVYEINVLRDRSQNPPQSKGCCFITYYTRKSALEAQNALHNMKILPGMHHPIQMKPADSEKNNAVEDRKLFIGMISKKCNENDIRLMFSPYGQIEECRILRGPDGLSRGCAFITFTARQMAQSTIKSMHQSQTMEGCSSPIVVKFADTQKDKEQKRITQQLQQQMQQLNTASMWGNLTGLNSLGPQYLALYLQLLQQSATSGNALNNLHPMSGLNAMQNLAALAAAASATQATPTGSSALTTSSSPLSVLTSSGTSTGQQAHSSWDAYKAGSSPTSCNNNSMNPMASLGALQSLAAGAGAGLNMGSLAGMAALNGGLGSGGLSNGTSSTMEALTQAYSGIQQYAAAALPSLYNQSLLSQQSVSAAGSQKEGPEGANLFIYHLPQEFGDQDLLQMFMPFGNVISAKVFIDKQTNLSKCFGFVSYDNPVSSQAAIQSMNGFQIGMKRLKVQLKRSKNDSKPY; this is translated from the exons ATGGATAGTATCGACGCTGAGGGCTTGTACCTGTCCACGGAGCAGCATGGGCAGCCACAATGTGAGCTTCCCCAAACTGCCCTGGAGGTGTCCACCATGGGGGG GGCGAAGAAGATGAACGGGACCCTGGACCACCCGGACCAGCCCGACATCGATGCTATCAAGATGTTCGTTGGCCAGATCCCACGGTCCTGGGCAGAGGAACAGCTACGGGAGCTTTTTGAGCCTTACGGCGCTGTCTACGAAATCAATGTATTGCGTGACAGGAGTCAAAACCCCCCCCAAAGCAAAG GTTGTTGTTTCATAACATATTACACTCGCAAATCTGCATTGGAAGCACAAAATGCTCTTCACAACATGAAAATTCTCCCAGGG ATGCATCACCCCATTCAGATGAAGCCAGCTGACAGTGAGAAGAATAATG CGGTGGAAGACAGGAAGTTGTTCATAGGAATGATATCGAAAAAGTGTAATGAGAATGACATCAGACTTATGTTCTCACCGTACGGACAGATCGAGGAATGTAGAATACTACGTGGGCCGGATGGACTGAGCCGTG GTTGTGCGTTTATAACTTTTACAGCAAGACAGATGGCACAGTCAACAATCAAATCCATGCACCAATCACAAACTATGGAG GGCTGCTCGTCTCCCATCGTAGTGAAGTTTGCCGACACGCAGAAGGACAAGGAGCAAAAGCGCATCACCCAGCAGCTTCAGCAGCAGATGCAGCAGCTCAACACTGCCTCAATGTGGGGGAATCTGACCGGGCTCAACTCTCTTGGACCACAGTATCTGGCA CTTTATTTACAGCTCCTCCAGCAGTCTGCCACCTCTGGGAATGCCCTCAACAACCTTCATCCCATGTCTG GGCTGAATGCCATGCAGAATCTGGCTGCCCTGGCAGCAGCAGCCAGCGCCACACAGGCCACGCCCACGGGCAGCAGCGCTCTCACCACCTCTAGCAGTCCCCTCAGCGTGCTCACCAGCTCAGGTACGAGTACTGGACAGCAGGCACACTCATCATGGGACGCCTACAAGG CAGGATCGTCACCCACCTCCTGTAACAACAACTCAATGAACCCCATGGCCTCCTTAGGGGCGCTGCAGTCTTTGGCCGCAGGGGCTGGAGCCGGCCTCAACATGGGCTCACTTGCAG GGATGGCAGCCCTGAACGGCGGTCTAGGCAGCGGGGGCCTGTCGAACGGAACCAGTAGCACCATGGAGGCCCTTACCCAGGCCTACTCTGGGATCCAGCAGTACGCTGCTGCTGCCCTCCCCAGCCTCTACAACCAGAGCCTGCTCTCCCAACAGAGTGTCAGTGCTGCAGGAAGCCAGAAGGAAG GCCCTGAGGGAGCCAACTTGTTCATCTACCACCTCCCCCAGGAGTTTGGAGACCAGGATCTGCTCCAGATGTTCATGCCCTTTGGCAACGTTATTTCCGCTAAGGTGTTCATTGACAAGCAGACCAACCTCAGCAAGTGTTTTG GCTTTGTGAGTTACGACAATCCAGTCTCATCCCAGGCCGCCATTCAGTCGATGAACGGTTTCCAAATTGGCATGAAGCGACTAAAGGTGCAGCTGAAGAGATCCAAAAATGACAGCAAGCCATATTGA
- the LOC139385018 gene encoding CUGBP Elav-like family member 1 isoform X22 yields MNGTLDHPDQPDIDAIKMFVGQIPRSWAEEQLRELFEPYGAVYEINVLRDRSQNPPQSKGCCFITYYTRKSALEAQNALHNMKILPGMHHPIQMKPADSEKNNAVEDRKLFIGMISKKCNENDIRLMFSPYGQIEECRILRGPDGLSRGCAFITFTARQMAQSTIKSMHQSQTMEGCSSPIVVKFADTQKDKEQKRITQQLQQQMQQLNTASMWGNLTGLNSLGPQYLALYLQLLQQSATSGNALNNLHPMSGMSGLNAMQNLAALAAAASATQATPTGSSALTTSSSPLSVLTSSAGSSPTSCNNNSMNPMASLGALQSLAAGAGAGLNMGSLAELLCLGMAALNGGLGSGGLSNGTSSTMEALTQAYSGIQQYAAAALPSLYNQSLLSQQSVSAAGSQKEGPEGANLFIYHLPQEFGDQDLLQMFMPFGNVISAKVFIDKQTNLSKCFGFVSYDNPVSSQAAIQSMNGFQIGMKRLKVQLKRSKNDSKPY; encoded by the exons ATGAACGGGACCCTGGACCACCCGGACCAGCCCGACATCGATGCTATCAAGATGTTCGTTGGCCAGATCCCACGGTCCTGGGCAGAGGAACAGCTACGGGAGCTTTTTGAGCCTTACGGCGCTGTCTACGAAATCAATGTATTGCGTGACAGGAGTCAAAACCCCCCCCAAAGCAAAG GTTGTTGTTTCATAACATATTACACTCGCAAATCTGCATTGGAAGCACAAAATGCTCTTCACAACATGAAAATTCTCCCAGGG ATGCATCACCCCATTCAGATGAAGCCAGCTGACAGTGAGAAGAATAATG CGGTGGAAGACAGGAAGTTGTTCATAGGAATGATATCGAAAAAGTGTAATGAGAATGACATCAGACTTATGTTCTCACCGTACGGACAGATCGAGGAATGTAGAATACTACGTGGGCCGGATGGACTGAGCCGTG GTTGTGCGTTTATAACTTTTACAGCAAGACAGATGGCACAGTCAACAATCAAATCCATGCACCAATCACAAACTATGGAG GGCTGCTCGTCTCCCATCGTAGTGAAGTTTGCCGACACGCAGAAGGACAAGGAGCAAAAGCGCATCACCCAGCAGCTTCAGCAGCAGATGCAGCAGCTCAACACTGCCTCAATGTGGGGGAATCTGACCGGGCTCAACTCTCTTGGACCACAGTATCTGGCA CTTTATTTACAGCTCCTCCAGCAGTCTGCCACCTCTGGGAATGCCCTCAACAACCTTCATCCCATGTCTGGTATGTCAG GGCTGAATGCCATGCAGAATCTGGCTGCCCTGGCAGCAGCAGCCAGCGCCACACAGGCCACGCCCACGGGCAGCAGCGCTCTCACCACCTCTAGCAGTCCCCTCAGCGTGCTCACCAGCTCAG CAGGATCGTCACCCACCTCCTGTAACAACAACTCAATGAACCCCATGGCCTCCTTAGGGGCGCTGCAGTCTTTGGCCGCAGGGGCTGGAGCCGGCCTCAACATGGGCTCACTTGCAG AGCTCCTGTGTCTAGGGATGGCAGCCCTGAACGGCGGTCTAGGCAGCGGGGGCCTGTCGAACGGAACCAGTAGCACCATGGAGGCCCTTACCCAGGCCTACTCTGGGATCCAGCAGTACGCTGCTGCTGCCCTCCCCAGCCTCTACAACCAGAGCCTGCTCTCCCAACAGAGTGTCAGTGCTGCAGGAAGCCAGAAGGAAG GCCCTGAGGGAGCCAACTTGTTCATCTACCACCTCCCCCAGGAGTTTGGAGACCAGGATCTGCTCCAGATGTTCATGCCCTTTGGCAACGTTATTTCCGCTAAGGTGTTCATTGACAAGCAGACCAACCTCAGCAAGTGTTTTG GCTTTGTGAGTTACGACAATCCAGTCTCATCCCAGGCCGCCATTCAGTCGATGAACGGTTTCCAAATTGGCATGAAGCGACTAAAGGTGCAGCTGAAGAGATCCAAAAATGACAGCAAGCCATATTGA
- the LOC139385018 gene encoding CUGBP Elav-like family member 1 isoform X13, giving the protein MDSIDAEGLYLSTEQHGQPQCELPQTALEVSTMGGAKKMNGTLDHPDQPDIDAIKMFVGQIPRSWAEEQLRELFEPYGAVYEINVLRDRSQNPPQSKGCCFITYYTRKSALEAQNALHNMKILPGMHHPIQMKPADSEKNNAVEDRKLFIGMISKKCNENDIRLMFSPYGQIEECRILRGPDGLSRGCAFITFTARQMAQSTIKSMHQSQTMEGCSSPIVVKFADTQKDKEQKRITQQLQQQMQQLNTASMWGNLTGLNSLGPQYLALYLQLLQQSATSGNALNNLHPMSGMSGLNAMQNLAALAAAASATQATPTGSSALTTSSSPLSVLTSSAGSSPTSCNNNSMNPMASLGALQSLAAGAGAGLNMGSLAGMAALNGGLGSGGLSNGTSSTMEALTQAYSGIQQYAAAALPSLYNQSLLSQQSVSAAGSQKEGPEGANLFIYHLPQEFGDQDLLQMFMPFGNVISAKVFIDKQTNLSKCFGFVSYDNPVSSQAAIQSMNGFQIGMKRLKVQLKRSKNDSKPY; this is encoded by the exons ATGGATAGTATCGACGCTGAGGGCTTGTACCTGTCCACGGAGCAGCATGGGCAGCCACAATGTGAGCTTCCCCAAACTGCCCTGGAGGTGTCCACCATGGGGGG GGCGAAGAAGATGAACGGGACCCTGGACCACCCGGACCAGCCCGACATCGATGCTATCAAGATGTTCGTTGGCCAGATCCCACGGTCCTGGGCAGAGGAACAGCTACGGGAGCTTTTTGAGCCTTACGGCGCTGTCTACGAAATCAATGTATTGCGTGACAGGAGTCAAAACCCCCCCCAAAGCAAAG GTTGTTGTTTCATAACATATTACACTCGCAAATCTGCATTGGAAGCACAAAATGCTCTTCACAACATGAAAATTCTCCCAGGG ATGCATCACCCCATTCAGATGAAGCCAGCTGACAGTGAGAAGAATAATG CGGTGGAAGACAGGAAGTTGTTCATAGGAATGATATCGAAAAAGTGTAATGAGAATGACATCAGACTTATGTTCTCACCGTACGGACAGATCGAGGAATGTAGAATACTACGTGGGCCGGATGGACTGAGCCGTG GTTGTGCGTTTATAACTTTTACAGCAAGACAGATGGCACAGTCAACAATCAAATCCATGCACCAATCACAAACTATGGAG GGCTGCTCGTCTCCCATCGTAGTGAAGTTTGCCGACACGCAGAAGGACAAGGAGCAAAAGCGCATCACCCAGCAGCTTCAGCAGCAGATGCAGCAGCTCAACACTGCCTCAATGTGGGGGAATCTGACCGGGCTCAACTCTCTTGGACCACAGTATCTGGCA CTTTATTTACAGCTCCTCCAGCAGTCTGCCACCTCTGGGAATGCCCTCAACAACCTTCATCCCATGTCTGGTATGTCAG GGCTGAATGCCATGCAGAATCTGGCTGCCCTGGCAGCAGCAGCCAGCGCCACACAGGCCACGCCCACGGGCAGCAGCGCTCTCACCACCTCTAGCAGTCCCCTCAGCGTGCTCACCAGCTCAG CAGGATCGTCACCCACCTCCTGTAACAACAACTCAATGAACCCCATGGCCTCCTTAGGGGCGCTGCAGTCTTTGGCCGCAGGGGCTGGAGCCGGCCTCAACATGGGCTCACTTGCAG GGATGGCAGCCCTGAACGGCGGTCTAGGCAGCGGGGGCCTGTCGAACGGAACCAGTAGCACCATGGAGGCCCTTACCCAGGCCTACTCTGGGATCCAGCAGTACGCTGCTGCTGCCCTCCCCAGCCTCTACAACCAGAGCCTGCTCTCCCAACAGAGTGTCAGTGCTGCAGGAAGCCAGAAGGAAG GCCCTGAGGGAGCCAACTTGTTCATCTACCACCTCCCCCAGGAGTTTGGAGACCAGGATCTGCTCCAGATGTTCATGCCCTTTGGCAACGTTATTTCCGCTAAGGTGTTCATTGACAAGCAGACCAACCTCAGCAAGTGTTTTG GCTTTGTGAGTTACGACAATCCAGTCTCATCCCAGGCCGCCATTCAGTCGATGAACGGTTTCCAAATTGGCATGAAGCGACTAAAGGTGCAGCTGAAGAGATCCAAAAATGACAGCAAGCCATATTGA
- the LOC139385018 gene encoding CUGBP Elav-like family member 1 isoform X7: protein MDSIDAEGLYLSTEQHGQPQCELPQTALEVSTMGGAKKMNGTLDHPDQPDIDAIKMFVGQIPRSWAEEQLRELFEPYGAVYEINVLRDRSQNPPQSKGCCFITYYTRKSALEAQNALHNMKILPGMHHPIQMKPADSEKNNAVEDRKLFIGMISKKCNENDIRLMFSPYGQIEECRILRGPDGLSRGCAFITFTARQMAQSTIKSMHQSQTMEGCSSPIVVKFADTQKDKEQKRITQQLQQQMQQLNTASMWGNLTGLNSLGPQYLALLQQSATSGNALNNLHPMSGMSGLNAMQNLAALAAAASATQATPTGSSALTTSSSPLSVLTSSGTSTGQQAHSSWDAYKAGSSPTSCNNNSMNPMASLGALQSLAAGAGAGLNMGSLAGMAALNGGLGSGGLSNGTSSTMEALTQAYSGIQQYAAAALPSLYNQSLLSQQSVSAAGSQKEGPEGANLFIYHLPQEFGDQDLLQMFMPFGNVISAKVFIDKQTNLSKCFGFVSYDNPVSSQAAIQSMNGFQIGMKRLKVQLKRSKNDSKPY from the exons ATGGATAGTATCGACGCTGAGGGCTTGTACCTGTCCACGGAGCAGCATGGGCAGCCACAATGTGAGCTTCCCCAAACTGCCCTGGAGGTGTCCACCATGGGGGG GGCGAAGAAGATGAACGGGACCCTGGACCACCCGGACCAGCCCGACATCGATGCTATCAAGATGTTCGTTGGCCAGATCCCACGGTCCTGGGCAGAGGAACAGCTACGGGAGCTTTTTGAGCCTTACGGCGCTGTCTACGAAATCAATGTATTGCGTGACAGGAGTCAAAACCCCCCCCAAAGCAAAG GTTGTTGTTTCATAACATATTACACTCGCAAATCTGCATTGGAAGCACAAAATGCTCTTCACAACATGAAAATTCTCCCAGGG ATGCATCACCCCATTCAGATGAAGCCAGCTGACAGTGAGAAGAATAATG CGGTGGAAGACAGGAAGTTGTTCATAGGAATGATATCGAAAAAGTGTAATGAGAATGACATCAGACTTATGTTCTCACCGTACGGACAGATCGAGGAATGTAGAATACTACGTGGGCCGGATGGACTGAGCCGTG GTTGTGCGTTTATAACTTTTACAGCAAGACAGATGGCACAGTCAACAATCAAATCCATGCACCAATCACAAACTATGGAG GGCTGCTCGTCTCCCATCGTAGTGAAGTTTGCCGACACGCAGAAGGACAAGGAGCAAAAGCGCATCACCCAGCAGCTTCAGCAGCAGATGCAGCAGCTCAACACTGCCTCAATGTGGGGGAATCTGACCGGGCTCAACTCTCTTGGACCACAGTATCTGGCA CTCCTCCAGCAGTCTGCCACCTCTGGGAATGCCCTCAACAACCTTCATCCCATGTCTGGTATGTCAG GGCTGAATGCCATGCAGAATCTGGCTGCCCTGGCAGCAGCAGCCAGCGCCACACAGGCCACGCCCACGGGCAGCAGCGCTCTCACCACCTCTAGCAGTCCCCTCAGCGTGCTCACCAGCTCAGGTACGAGTACTGGACAGCAGGCACACTCATCATGGGACGCCTACAAGG CAGGATCGTCACCCACCTCCTGTAACAACAACTCAATGAACCCCATGGCCTCCTTAGGGGCGCTGCAGTCTTTGGCCGCAGGGGCTGGAGCCGGCCTCAACATGGGCTCACTTGCAG GGATGGCAGCCCTGAACGGCGGTCTAGGCAGCGGGGGCCTGTCGAACGGAACCAGTAGCACCATGGAGGCCCTTACCCAGGCCTACTCTGGGATCCAGCAGTACGCTGCTGCTGCCCTCCCCAGCCTCTACAACCAGAGCCTGCTCTCCCAACAGAGTGTCAGTGCTGCAGGAAGCCAGAAGGAAG GCCCTGAGGGAGCCAACTTGTTCATCTACCACCTCCCCCAGGAGTTTGGAGACCAGGATCTGCTCCAGATGTTCATGCCCTTTGGCAACGTTATTTCCGCTAAGGTGTTCATTGACAAGCAGACCAACCTCAGCAAGTGTTTTG GCTTTGTGAGTTACGACAATCCAGTCTCATCCCAGGCCGCCATTCAGTCGATGAACGGTTTCCAAATTGGCATGAAGCGACTAAAGGTGCAGCTGAAGAGATCCAAAAATGACAGCAAGCCATATTGA
- the LOC139385018 gene encoding CUGBP Elav-like family member 1 isoform X38: MNGTLDHPDQPDIDAIKMFVGQIPRSWAEEQLRELFEPYGAVYEINVLRDRSQNPPQSKGCCFITYYTRKSALEAQNALHNMKILPGMHHPIQMKPADSEKNNAVEDRKLFIGMISKKCNENDIRLMFSPYGQIEECRILRGPDGLSRCAFITFTARQMAQSTIKSMHQSQTMEGCSSPIVVKFADTQKDKEQKRITQQLQQQMQQLNTASMWGNLTGLNSLGPQYLALYLQLLQQSATSGNALNNLHPMSGMSAGSSPTSCNNNSMNPMASLGALQSLAAGAGAGLNMGSLAGMAALNGGLGSGGLSNGTSSTMEALTQAYSGIQQYAAAALPSLYNQSLLSQQSVSAAGSQKEGPEGANLFIYHLPQEFGDQDLLQMFMPFGNVISAKVFIDKQTNLSKCFGFVSYDNPVSSQAAIQSMNGFQIGMKRLKVQLKRSKNDSKPY; this comes from the exons ATGAACGGGACCCTGGACCACCCGGACCAGCCCGACATCGATGCTATCAAGATGTTCGTTGGCCAGATCCCACGGTCCTGGGCAGAGGAACAGCTACGGGAGCTTTTTGAGCCTTACGGCGCTGTCTACGAAATCAATGTATTGCGTGACAGGAGTCAAAACCCCCCCCAAAGCAAAG GTTGTTGTTTCATAACATATTACACTCGCAAATCTGCATTGGAAGCACAAAATGCTCTTCACAACATGAAAATTCTCCCAGGG ATGCATCACCCCATTCAGATGAAGCCAGCTGACAGTGAGAAGAATAATG CGGTGGAAGACAGGAAGTTGTTCATAGGAATGATATCGAAAAAGTGTAATGAGAATGACATCAGACTTATGTTCTCACCGTACGGACAGATCGAGGAATGTAGAATACTACGTGGGCCGGATGGACTGAGCC GTTGTGCGTTTATAACTTTTACAGCAAGACAGATGGCACAGTCAACAATCAAATCCATGCACCAATCACAAACTATGGAG GGCTGCTCGTCTCCCATCGTAGTGAAGTTTGCCGACACGCAGAAGGACAAGGAGCAAAAGCGCATCACCCAGCAGCTTCAGCAGCAGATGCAGCAGCTCAACACTGCCTCAATGTGGGGGAATCTGACCGGGCTCAACTCTCTTGGACCACAGTATCTGGCA CTTTATTTACAGCTCCTCCAGCAGTCTGCCACCTCTGGGAATGCCCTCAACAACCTTCATCCCATGTCTGGTATGTCAG CAGGATCGTCACCCACCTCCTGTAACAACAACTCAATGAACCCCATGGCCTCCTTAGGGGCGCTGCAGTCTTTGGCCGCAGGGGCTGGAGCCGGCCTCAACATGGGCTCACTTGCAG GGATGGCAGCCCTGAACGGCGGTCTAGGCAGCGGGGGCCTGTCGAACGGAACCAGTAGCACCATGGAGGCCCTTACCCAGGCCTACTCTGGGATCCAGCAGTACGCTGCTGCTGCCCTCCCCAGCCTCTACAACCAGAGCCTGCTCTCCCAACAGAGTGTCAGTGCTGCAGGAAGCCAGAAGGAAG GCCCTGAGGGAGCCAACTTGTTCATCTACCACCTCCCCCAGGAGTTTGGAGACCAGGATCTGCTCCAGATGTTCATGCCCTTTGGCAACGTTATTTCCGCTAAGGTGTTCATTGACAAGCAGACCAACCTCAGCAAGTGTTTTG GCTTTGTGAGTTACGACAATCCAGTCTCATCCCAGGCCGCCATTCAGTCGATGAACGGTTTCCAAATTGGCATGAAGCGACTAAAGGTGCAGCTGAAGAGATCCAAAAATGACAGCAAGCCATATTGA